From Triticum aestivum cultivar Chinese Spring chromosome 4A, IWGSC CS RefSeq v2.1, whole genome shotgun sequence, a single genomic window includes:
- the LOC123083106 gene encoding subtilisin-like protease SBT1.2 has protein sequence MGFLHPFASHVVLFFLFLSSLAFLHGAAADQEEALQTYIVQLHPRGSTGGGESASSDHDWHLAFLAKSVPSSEEQDDKRHMSSSRLLYSYHTVFDGFAARLTAGEAAALRALQGVSSVREDRRVELHTTYSYRFLGLNVCPTGAWARARYGRGVVVGVLDTGVWPESPSFDDRGMPPVPDRWRGVCETGERFNATNCNRKLVGARFYSNGHRANYPTDPSDAAARTREYASPRDAHGHGTHTASTAAGSAVAGASVLGAGAGEARGVAPGAHVAAYKVCWFNGCFSSDILAGMDDAVRDGVDVLSLSLGGFPIPLFEDSIAIGSFRATVRGVSVVSAAGNNGPEPSSVANEAPWMLTVGAATLDRRFPAYVRLGNGRVLYGESMYPGKVGLKNGGKALELFYAAGGSREVMYCMKGSLSAADVAGKMVVCDRGITGRADKGQAVKEAGGAAMVLANSEINRQEDSVDVHVLPATLIGYQEAVELKKYISSTPRPVARIAFGGTRIGRARAPAVALFSARGPSVTSPSVLKPDVIAPGVNIIAAWPGSVGPSGLDGDARRTNFTVLSGTSMACPHVSGIAALVRSAHPSWSPAMVRSAIMTTADVTDRHGKPITDGDGGDRADVFGMGAGHVNPALAVDPGLVYDIEPADYVTHLCTLGYTQREVFKITHSAVDCSELLHENPGFTLNYPSMAVAFKDGGGETSAVLRRTVTNVGAPNSTYTARVGAPPGVKVTVAPTTLAFAEFGEKKSFQVWVDASGAAGRDSGEGYLVWKQRGAGLGRRRTVRSPIAVTWPVE, from the coding sequence ATGGGTTTCCTCCACCCGTTCGCCTCCCACGtggtgctcttcttcctcttcctctcctcgtTGGCGTTTCTTCATGGCGCCGCCGCGGACCAGGAGGAGGCTCTGCAGACCTACATTGTGCAGCTGCACCCGCGCGGATCTACCGGCGGCGGCGAGTCAGCCTCCTCCGACCACGACTGGCACCTCGCCTTCCTCGCCAAATCCGTGCCTTCTTCCGAGGAGCAAGATGACAAGCGTCACATGTCGTCGTCGCGGCTGCTCTACTCTTACCACACCGTGTTCGACGGCTTCGCGGCGCGGCTcacggccggcgaggcggcggcgctgcgggcGCTGCAGGGCGTCTCGTCGGTGCGGGAGGACCGCCGGGTGGAGCTCCACACCACGTACTCGTACCGGTTCCTCGGCCTAAACGTGTGCCCGACCGGGGCGTGGGCGCGCGCGCGGTATGGCCGCGGCGTGGTGGTCGGGGTGCTCGACACGGGCGTGTGGCCGGAGAGCCCGAGCTTCGACGACCGCGGGATGCCGCCGGTGCCGGACCGGTGGCGGGGCGTGTGCGAGACCGGGGAGCGGTTCAACGCGACCAACTGCAACCGGAAGCTCGTCGGCGCGCGGTTCTACTCCAACGGCCACCGCGCCAACTACCCGACGGACCCGTCGGACGCCGCCGCGCGGACGCGGGAGTACGCTTCGCCACGGGACGCGCACGGGCACGGGACCCACACGGCGTCGACAGCCGCGGGGTCTGCCGTGGCCGGAGCCAGTGTCCTCGGCGCCGGGGCCGGGGAGGCGCGCGGCGTGGCTCCCGGCGCGCACGTCGCCGCGTACAAGGTCTGCTGGTTCAACGGATGCTTCAGCTCCGATATCCTCGCCGGGATGGACGACGCGGTGCGCGACGGCGTCGACGTGCTGTCGCTCTCCCTGGGCGGCTTCCCCATCCCGCTCTTCGAGGACAGCATCGCCATCGGCAGCTTCCGTGCCACGGTGCGCGGCGTCTCCGTCGTCAGCGCCGCCGGCAACAACGGGCCGGAGCCGAGCTCCGTGGCCAACGAAGCGCCCTGGATGCTCACCGTCGGCGCTGCCACACTGGATCGCCGCTTCCCGGCCTACGTCCGGCTCGGCAACGGCCGGGTCCTGTACGGTGAGTCCATGTACCCGGGAAAAGTTGGTTTGAAAAATGGCGGGAAAGCGCTCGAGCTGTTCTACGCCGCCGGTGGGTCCCGGGAAGTGATGTACTGCATGAAGGGCTCCCTCTCCGCGGCCGACGTCGCCGGGAAGATGGTGGTATGTGACCGCGGCATCACCGGCCGGGCAGACAAAGGCCAAGCGGTGAAAGAAGCGGGCGGCGCGGCCATGGTGCTCGCGAACTCCGAGATCAACCGGCAGGAGGACTCCGTCGATGTGCACGTCCTCCCCGCGACACTCATCGGCTACCAGGAAGCCGTCGAGCTCAAGAAGTACATCAGCTCGACGCCGCGGCCGGTGGCAAGGATCGCGTTCGGCGGCACGCGGATCGGGCGAGCGCGCGCACCGGCGGTGGCGCTGTTCTCGGCGCGAGGGCCGAGCGTGACGAGCCCATCGGTGCTGAAGCCCGACGTGATCGCGCCCGGGGTGAACATCATCGCTGCGTGGCCGGGCAGCGTGGGTCCGTCGGGGCTGGACGGCGACGCGCGGCGGACCAACTTCACGGTGCTGTCGGGGACGTCGATGGCGTGCCCGCACGTGAGCGGCATCGCGGCGCTGGTCAGGTCGGCGCATCCTTCATGGAGCCCGGCGATGGTGCGTTCGGCGATCATGACGACGGCCGACGTGACGGACCGGCATGGCAAGCCGAtcaccgacggcgacggcggcgaccgcgCCGACGTGTTCGGCATGGGCGCGGGGCACGTGAACCCGGCCCTCGCCGTCGACCCAGGCCTCGTCTACGACATCGAGCCGGCCGACTACGTGACGCACCTGTGCACGCTGGGGTACACGCAGAGGGAGGTGTTCAAGATCACGCACAGCGCCGTCGACTGCAGCGAGCTGCTGCACGAGAACCCTGGGTTCACGCTCAACTACCCGTCGATGGCGGTGGCGTtcaaggacggcggcggcgagaccTCGGCGGTGCTCCGGAGGACGGTCACCAACGTGGGCGCGCCCAACTCGACGTACACGGCGCGGGTGGGCGCGCCGCCGGGGGTCAAGGTCACGGTCGCGCCCACGACGCTGGCGTTCGCGGAGTTCGGCGAGAAGAAGAGCTTCCAGGTGTGGGTGGACGCGTCAGGCGCGGCGGGGAGGGACAGCGGGGAGGGGTACCTGGTGTGGAAGCAGCGGGGC